The Fimbriimonadales bacterium genome has a window encoding:
- the nuoI gene encoding NADH-quinone oxidoreductase subunit NuoI, which translates to MIAEVWRDVIQPIFKGLLLVARHIRRPKVTVMYPEQKREPFPRTRWRHVLTRYENGLEKCIGCSLCAGACPAKCIYVEAAENTDEERYSPGERYAKRYEINMLRCIFCGLCQEACPTGAIVLRSDFELADYHREDFVYTKEMLLEKMPIKED; encoded by the coding sequence TTGATAGCGGAAGTCTGGAGAGATGTAATTCAACCGATCTTCAAGGGGCTTCTCCTTGTCGCTCGTCACATTCGTCGCCCCAAAGTTACGGTGATGTATCCTGAACAAAAGCGAGAGCCTTTTCCTCGCACGCGATGGCGTCATGTTCTCACTCGATACGAAAACGGGTTGGAAAAATGCATCGGATGTTCGCTTTGCGCTGGAGCATGTCCTGCAAAATGCATTTATGTAGAGGCGGCGGAAAACACGGACGAAGAACGCTACAGTCCTGGGGAAAGATATGCTAAACGATACGAAATCAACATGCTGCGTTGTATTTTTTGCGGATTATGTCAAGAAGCCTGTCCAACGGGAGCTATAGTGCTTCGCTCCGATTTCGAGTTAGCGGATTACCATCGGGAAGATTTTGTTTACACGAAAGAGATGCTTTTAGAAAAAATGCCTATAAAAGAAGATTAG
- a CDS encoding carbon starvation CstA family protein, whose amino-acid sequence MSLLVIASIALVALVFAYIVYGGLLARLLRLDPNAKTPSVEYCDDSDYIPTPPRFLISQHFSAIAAAGPIVGPILAAAAFGWLPAFLWILLGGILIGGVHDIMSLTASIRHKARSIAEVVREHMSRRSYVIFLSFIWLALVYIVVAFTDITALSFVGVQTLENGEKVSGGGIATASILYILLPILMGLTLRFLKLPLMVTTAIFLPLVVLAIWFGTKFPLELSTIFPIGTYEARKYWDVFILLYCLAAALIPMWLLLQPRGHLGGFFLYFYLIIGMLGLFFAGRKAEYPAFINWNASNGDTLAPFLFITIACGAVSGFHSLIASGTTSKQLQKETDAKPIGYGAMLMESMVAVLSLSTLMVLTSNSSLLQGAPKPNLIFSQGIGSYIHELLGVPYAFAVSLMLMAFTTFVYDTLDVCTRLGRYIIQELTGMKGTFGAWLGTGLTVGVPLMFLLSQPSVDAQGKPVQAYMVFWPLFGASNQLLAALTLLGVTVWLWRTRRAKWVWVVTGIPTLFMYVMSGWALVSLCMRMVSAGNYGPVLWVGSLLVLLAIVMMVEAIVAFTSAEKAPPQPQPAPAVT is encoded by the coding sequence ATGAGTCTTTTGGTTATCGCGAGCATCGCCTTAGTCGCGCTCGTATTCGCGTACATCGTTTACGGGGGGTTGCTTGCTCGTCTGCTTCGCCTCGACCCTAATGCAAAGACGCCTTCCGTGGAATACTGCGACGATTCGGACTACATTCCCACTCCGCCACGATTTCTAATCAGTCAGCATTTCAGCGCGATTGCGGCGGCAGGACCCATCGTGGGACCCATCTTAGCGGCGGCAGCATTCGGATGGCTTCCCGCGTTTTTATGGATTCTGTTGGGGGGGATATTGATCGGTGGAGTACACGACATTATGTCGCTTACGGCGAGCATTCGACACAAAGCGCGTTCCATTGCAGAAGTCGTCCGCGAGCATATGTCCCGCCGCTCTTATGTGATTTTCCTTTCGTTCATTTGGTTAGCACTCGTGTATATCGTCGTCGCTTTTACGGATATCACAGCGCTTTCTTTCGTGGGAGTTCAAACACTCGAAAACGGTGAAAAGGTATCTGGGGGGGGAATTGCGACCGCTTCCATTCTGTATATCTTGTTGCCCATATTGATGGGGTTGACCTTGAGGTTTCTCAAATTACCTTTGATGGTCACTACTGCGATATTTCTGCCGCTCGTGGTTTTGGCAATTTGGTTCGGAACGAAATTCCCGCTCGAACTGAGCACGATTTTCCCTATCGGAACTTACGAAGCAAGGAAATACTGGGATGTATTCATCCTTTTATATTGTTTGGCAGCGGCATTGATTCCGATGTGGCTGCTTTTACAACCGAGAGGGCACCTCGGCGGATTTTTCCTCTACTTTTATCTGATTATCGGAATGTTGGGTTTGTTTTTCGCTGGAAGGAAAGCGGAATATCCTGCTTTCATCAACTGGAACGCAAGCAATGGCGATACGCTCGCTCCGTTTTTATTCATCACGATTGCATGTGGTGCGGTTTCTGGCTTTCATTCCTTAATCGCTTCGGGAACGACTTCGAAACAACTGCAAAAAGAAACAGACGCAAAACCCATCGGTTATGGGGCGATGTTAATGGAGTCCATGGTTGCCGTTCTATCGCTTTCGACCTTGATGGTGCTCACTTCGAATTCTTCTTTGTTGCAAGGAGCACCTAAACCTAACCTTATCTTCTCGCAGGGAATCGGGAGTTACATTCACGAACTTTTAGGCGTTCCTTATGCGTTTGCAGTTTCGTTGATGTTGATGGCGTTTACGACGTTCGTTTATGACACCTTGGATGTTTGTACGCGATTAGGACGATACATCATTCAAGAATTAACAGGAATGAAAGGAACATTCGGTGCGTGGTTAGGAACCGGGCTCACTGTCGGTGTACCGCTCATGTTTTTGCTTTCCCAGCCGTCCGTAGATGCGCAGGGAAAACCGGTTCAAGCATACATGGTTTTCTGGCCGCTCTTCGGTGCGAGCAACCAACTTCTCGCAGCATTAACGCTATTAGGCGTAACAGTTTGGTTGTGGAGAACACGACGCGCGAAATGGGTATGGGTCGTAACGGGAATTCCGACACTTTTCATGTACGTGATGAGCGGTTGGGCGTTGGTGAGTTTGTGTATGCGAATGGTTTCAGCGGGGAATTACGGTCCAGTTTTGTGGGTAGGTAGTTTGTTAGTGTTGTTAGCGATTGTGATGATGGTGGAAGCGATTGTCGCATTCACTTCCGCAGAGAAAGCGCCCCCCCAACCTCAACCTGCTCCAGCGGTTACATAA
- a CDS encoding alpha/beta family hydrolase, with product MINVNRLDVEIPFDGFSLEGYLNLPPDIKGVVVFAHGSGSSRKSVRNQFISNVLNAKNFGTLLFDLLTPEEDLEYENRFDIPLLSERLKGATEWVKQQEGCKGLPIGLFGASTGAAAAIIVAAEMGKKISAVVSRGGRPDMAMNYLERLESPILLIVGERDYDVLELNRMAFERIKAEKELAIVSNATHLFEEPGALEEVGRLAVAWFEKYLKAHNPSVVL from the coding sequence ATGATCAACGTGAATAGGCTCGATGTCGAAATTCCTTTCGATGGTTTCTCTTTAGAAGGATATTTAAATCTTCCTCCTGACATAAAAGGTGTTGTCGTTTTTGCTCATGGAAGCGGAAGTAGCCGAAAAAGCGTTCGGAATCAATTTATTTCCAACGTATTGAACGCAAAAAATTTCGGAACTTTGCTTTTCGACCTTTTGACCCCCGAAGAGGATTTAGAGTACGAAAATCGTTTCGATATCCCTTTGCTTTCGGAGAGGCTTAAGGGAGCAACGGAATGGGTGAAACAACAGGAAGGGTGCAAAGGTTTGCCCATCGGTTTATTCGGAGCGAGTACAGGAGCGGCAGCAGCAATCATCGTCGCTGCGGAAATGGGGAAAAAGATTTCTGCAGTGGTCTCACGTGGGGGAAGACCGGACATGGCAATGAACTACCTCGAGCGCCTCGAATCGCCTATTTTGCTCATCGTAGGAGAGAGGGATTACGATGTTTTGGAGTTGAACCGCATGGCTTTCGAACGAATCAAGGCGGAGAAGGAGTTGGCAATCGTCTCCAACGCAACTCATTTGTTCGAAGAACCGGGTGCATTAGAGGAGGTAGGGAGGCTGGCTGTCGCGTGGTTCGAGAAATATTTGAAAGCGCACAATCCTTCCGTAGTCTTGTGA
- a CDS encoding phosphoribosyltransferase family protein — protein MINGDNRDMFLDRRDAGKRLAAALSHFKGEDVVVCALPRGGVIVGAEIAKELKAPMELILVRKIGHPYNPEYAIGAVSEDGQLMVNQQEVASVDRDWFEAEVKRQIAIAKEQRKKYLGGRPPISLEGRKVIVVDDGIATGYTVRASIRFLRKMKPARIVVAVPVAPSDTVELLRGEADEVIVTLIPEFFVGAIGAYYEDFTPVSDEEVIQALESVHEYAS, from the coding sequence GTGATAAACGGGGATAATAGGGACATGTTTCTCGACAGGCGTGATGCAGGAAAACGGTTAGCAGCCGCACTTTCTCATTTCAAGGGAGAGGATGTCGTAGTTTGTGCCCTCCCTCGTGGTGGAGTAATCGTAGGTGCGGAAATCGCGAAGGAGCTGAAAGCACCAATGGAGCTCATTCTGGTGCGGAAGATAGGTCATCCCTATAACCCGGAATATGCCATAGGTGCTGTATCGGAAGACGGTCAATTGATGGTGAATCAGCAGGAAGTCGCAAGCGTGGACCGAGATTGGTTCGAAGCGGAGGTAAAGCGTCAAATCGCCATTGCAAAAGAACAAAGAAAAAAATATTTAGGGGGACGCCCTCCGATTTCTTTAGAGGGTCGAAAAGTGATAGTGGTAGATGATGGGATTGCTACTGGCTATACGGTTCGCGCATCCATACGTTTTCTCCGCAAGATGAAGCCGGCTCGTATCGTGGTAGCGGTTCCAGTTGCACCGAGCGACACTGTGGAATTGCTCCGGGGAGAGGCAGACGAAGTTATCGTTACGCTCATTCCTGAGTTCTTCGTGGGTGCAATCGGCGCCTATTACGAAGACTTTACGCCGGTAAGTGACGAGGAGGTGATTCAAGCGTTGGAATCCGTACATGAGTATGCATCGTGA
- a CDS encoding CapA family protein yields MRLRIVLAGDTMLGRGVAETLRVQKPESLVSPEVVSFARDSDFVFLNLECCISERGTKWLDPYKPFFFRAPPIAVKTLQHLGVRCVTLANNHALDFSEEGLLDTFEHLKEEGIAYVGAGKNLEEARAFRVFTVAETSLAIVAFSDHPEDYAAKEDKPGIAYADLRGGVDRWVREAVSTARKSAEIVLVSPHWGPNMVDSPLPYIRDAAEELKHAGATLIAGHSAHVFHGVKDGILYDLGDFLDDYATHPILRNDLGLLFRVVIEGGNILRIEALPLHLDYCYTEMAREEDWEWIRNRFTSACAEFGTEVHVEGELLVIESPNYRKDTQETK; encoded by the coding sequence ATGAGGCTTAGAATCGTTCTTGCTGGCGACACGATGTTAGGGAGAGGGGTTGCGGAGACTCTTCGTGTGCAAAAACCGGAGTCGTTGGTTTCGCCAGAGGTCGTCTCTTTCGCACGGGATTCGGATTTTGTCTTTTTGAATTTAGAATGCTGTATTTCGGAGAGAGGGACGAAATGGCTAGACCCTTACAAACCGTTTTTCTTTCGAGCCCCCCCAATTGCAGTCAAGACGCTTCAGCATCTCGGTGTTCGCTGTGTCACGCTGGCGAACAACCATGCACTCGATTTTTCCGAAGAAGGTCTTTTGGATACATTCGAACACTTGAAGGAGGAAGGGATTGCTTACGTAGGAGCAGGCAAGAATCTCGAGGAGGCGCGTGCTTTTCGAGTTTTCACGGTTGCAGAAACCTCTTTGGCAATCGTCGCCTTTAGCGACCATCCGGAAGATTACGCTGCGAAAGAGGACAAACCCGGAATTGCGTACGCCGATTTGCGCGGAGGTGTTGACAGATGGGTTCGTGAAGCAGTCTCAACAGCGCGAAAATCGGCGGAAATCGTTTTAGTTTCTCCCCACTGGGGACCGAATATGGTTGATTCACCTCTTCCTTATATTCGAGATGCGGCAGAAGAATTGAAACATGCAGGGGCTACGCTTATTGCCGGACACTCTGCACACGTGTTTCATGGGGTAAAGGATGGAATTCTGTATGATTTAGGCGATTTTTTAGACGATTATGCAACTCATCCGATTTTGAGAAACGATTTGGGTTTGCTATTTCGAGTGGTGATCGAGGGGGGGAATATTCTGCGCATCGAGGCACTTCCTTTGCATTTAGATTATTGTTACACCGAGATGGCGCGAGAGGAAGATTGGGAATGGATTCGAAATCGCTTTACCTCGGCTTGCGCAGAATTCGGCACGGAGGTTCATGTGGAAGGTGAATTGCTCGTTATCGAGTCACCGAATTACCGTAAAGATACACAGGAAACTAAATGA
- the dapA gene encoding 4-hydroxy-tetrahydrodipicolinate synthase produces the protein MISLMNPRAFTALVTPFDSNGEIDYPAVARLLAWHEANGMDGVVVAGTNGEGPSLSAIEKRDLTKFAVQNRGKLSIISGLGTPSLTEAIWLSEQAQKAGADAALVLPPYYYSAPSEGILAWFEKLLEKTELPVILYNFPQTTKILLDPPLVRRLFEHTNVLGIKDSSGDEELLCSYLELAKAAEKKVFVGDERLILKCLQNGGSGTISGLANSFPLLVSRQVRERTDVLQTIIDEAFKAIKKHPQPAVHKAVLDFKGLPGGNVRPPLVPLDKNAREEVKDFVSRFGF, from the coding sequence ATGATTAGTCTCATGAACCCAAGGGCATTTACCGCCCTCGTTACACCCTTCGATTCGAACGGGGAAATTGATTACCCGGCTGTCGCTCGTTTGCTCGCCTGGCACGAAGCGAATGGAATGGACGGTGTGGTCGTCGCAGGAACGAATGGCGAAGGTCCGAGCCTCTCCGCTATCGAAAAACGCGACCTCACCAAATTCGCAGTTCAAAACAGGGGGAAACTAAGCATCATCTCAGGTCTCGGAACCCCTTCTCTTACTGAAGCGATTTGGCTTTCCGAACAGGCGCAAAAAGCAGGTGCAGATGCCGCCCTCGTTTTGCCACCTTACTATTATTCAGCTCCGTCTGAGGGAATCTTAGCGTGGTTCGAAAAACTTCTCGAGAAAACAGAACTTCCGGTCATTCTTTACAACTTTCCGCAAACCACGAAAATCCTTCTCGACCCACCTCTGGTTCGCCGGCTCTTCGAGCACACGAACGTCTTAGGAATCAAAGACTCTTCAGGAGACGAAGAACTTTTATGTAGTTACCTCGAACTTGCAAAGGCAGCGGAGAAAAAAGTATTCGTCGGCGATGAAAGGCTAATATTGAAATGCTTACAAAACGGCGGCTCGGGAACGATTAGCGGACTCGCCAACTCCTTTCCCCTTCTTGTATCGAGACAGGTCCGTGAAAGGACAGATGTGCTTCAGACGATCATAGACGAGGCGTTCAAAGCGATAAAGAAGCATCCTCAACCTGCAGTACATAAAGCAGTTTTGGACTTTAAAGGCCTTCCTGGTGGAAATGTGCGCCCCCCTCTCGTTCCGTTGGATAAAAACGCTCGAGAAGAGGTAAAAGATTTCGTCTCAAGATTCGGTTTTTAA
- a CDS encoding ABC transporter permease, translating into MLEELKELWRYRELLYTFVVRELRIRYKNSVLGFFWSILNPLATVLVMTLVFKFVMGQQIPNYSAYILIAYLPYMFFQLSLLDASQSILSQITLLKKIYFPREILPLGSVISNFIHFLLAMGIFFVYLLIVWLLNPGDNPFRVTVLFLPVIMLLQLALTTGLALIVAALNTFYEDVKYLISVGLYLLFFLSPIVYFVEQVYHAPGIPDAYRNMVYVLYNLNPIAMLMTAYRKVTLDPQPVVMIRGGETIDAGVLPFDWTMFAVTVIICLLTLVWGYALFNQKKWQFVERP; encoded by the coding sequence ATGCTCGAAGAACTCAAAGAACTCTGGAGATACCGAGAACTGCTTTACACCTTCGTCGTTCGCGAATTGCGAATTCGTTACAAAAACTCAGTGCTCGGTTTTTTCTGGTCTATTTTGAATCCGTTAGCGACCGTCTTAGTGATGACGCTCGTTTTCAAGTTCGTCATGGGGCAACAAATCCCGAACTACAGCGCATACATTCTCATCGCATACCTTCCCTATATGTTCTTTCAACTCTCCTTGTTAGATGCATCGCAATCTATATTGAGTCAAATCACGCTCCTCAAAAAAATATATTTCCCTCGAGAAATCCTTCCTCTCGGCTCCGTGATTTCGAACTTCATCCATTTTCTGCTTGCAATGGGAATTTTCTTCGTTTATCTTTTGATCGTTTGGTTGTTGAATCCAGGGGATAATCCTTTTAGGGTTACCGTACTTTTTCTTCCCGTCATCATGCTTCTTCAACTCGCTCTGACCACAGGGCTCGCATTGATTGTCGCAGCGCTCAACACTTTTTATGAAGATGTCAAATATCTGATTAGCGTCGGTTTGTATTTGCTTTTTTTCCTGTCCCCTATCGTCTACTTCGTCGAACAAGTGTATCATGCCCCTGGCATTCCTGATGCGTACCGCAATATGGTTTATGTTCTTTACAATCTCAATCCCATTGCGATGCTGATGACCGCATATCGAAAAGTCACTTTAGATCCACAGCCCGTAGTGATGATTCGGGGGGGCGAAACGATAGATGCAGGAGTATTGCCGTTCGATTGGACGATGTTCGCAGTAACCGTAATCATCTGTTTGCTCACCCTCGTATGGGGATACGCTCTTTTCAATCAGAAAAAATGGCAGTTCGTGGAGCGCCCATGA
- a CDS encoding ABC transporter ATP-binding protein, whose translation MNEPTVTVRNLVKEFLISSEPYASLKGMLVTRKKSSKETIRALDGISFDAYQGEALAVIGPNGAGKSTLLAILARVYKPTSGDVKINGRVAPLLELGAGFHPDLTGRENVFFNGVVLGLTRKQVAERMEDIIEFSEIGDYIDAHVRTYSSGMLLRLGFSVAVHVDANILLVDEALAVGDIEFQRKCLHRISEFLKAGGTAIFVSHDMDAVLETATRAIWLQGGKILKEGRTLEVVSAYQESAKEHFEDS comes from the coding sequence ATGAACGAACCTACGGTTACCGTTCGCAATCTCGTAAAAGAATTTTTAATCTCGAGTGAGCCTTACGCCTCTCTCAAAGGGATGCTCGTGACTCGGAAAAAGTCGAGTAAAGAAACTATCCGAGCCTTAGATGGAATTTCTTTCGATGCCTATCAAGGTGAAGCACTCGCCGTTATAGGGCCTAACGGAGCAGGAAAAAGCACCTTGCTCGCCATCTTAGCGCGCGTTTACAAACCGACTTCGGGAGACGTGAAAATCAACGGTCGTGTCGCCCCTCTGCTCGAATTAGGTGCAGGCTTTCATCCCGATTTGACGGGACGTGAAAACGTGTTTTTCAATGGAGTCGTTTTAGGTCTTACACGAAAGCAAGTAGCCGAGAGAATGGAGGACATCATCGAATTCAGCGAAATCGGAGATTACATAGATGCTCATGTGCGCACTTACTCGAGCGGAATGTTGTTGCGACTCGGTTTCAGCGTCGCAGTGCATGTAGATGCGAATATTCTTTTGGTGGATGAAGCGCTTGCAGTGGGGGACATCGAATTTCAAAGAAAATGTCTGCATCGTATTTCGGAATTTCTGAAAGCTGGGGGGACTGCGATTTTTGTCTCCCACGATATGGATGCTGTTCTCGAAACAGCAACACGCGCGATATGGCTACAGGGGGGGAAAATCCTAAAAGAAGGGCGAACGCTCGAAGTCGTTAGCGCTTATCAAGAATCGGCAAAAGAGCATTTCGAGGATTCATAA
- the gyrA gene encoding DNA gyrase subunit A encodes MPEVEEPKVETIAVHEEMARSYVNYAMSVIISRALPDVRDGLKPVQRRILYSMYLGGWTADHSRTKCAKICGDCQGNFHPHGQEVIYPTLVRMAQDFSMRYPLIDPQGNFGSIDGDPPAAMRYTEARLSKIAMEMLEDIDRETVDWVPNYLQEINEPTVLPAKFPNLLCNGATGIAVGMATNMPPHNLNEVVDAILLRLEKPNCTTDELMKVLPGPDFPTYGVILGLKGIRNMYETGRGSITVQAKTAIEPAEGGRSTIVVTEIPYQISRKTIVEQIAAIIRDRKTEMLSDVTDISDRQGTRIEITVRRDAQPTRALNYLLKHTSLRTTFGAIMLSLVNGVPRVQPLTSIIDEYIKHRKNVIVRRTRYELNRALEEAHISEGYQIARANLDAVIQVIRKAEDPEEARRELTRRFKMTMFQANVILNMQLRRLTRLEQRKLEEEYKQILRKVANLFDILSDPRRIDAIFKEELLELKKKYGDERRTKIIPMEAEDIGEEEMIPEEDAIVSISRDGYIKRMSIDSYRGQRRGGKGVIGQSVKEMDEVAHLFQVSTHHYILFFTDRGRVYRLKAYEIPESGRYSKGTPVINYIQIQPEERVTAALSIRDITGEGYLIMVTKKGEVKRTPINEFANIRANGLKAFDIEQGDELCWVLRSRGNQDVLIITKNGMSIRFNEKELTGRSRAAGGVRGITLEKDDEVVAADIVEDPNLSVLVVGERGFGKRTPLKEYRPQKRGGKGLITMNVTQKTGHVVGAEIVKEDDSLLIMTTRGKAIRLKVKEVRRVGRIAQGVKLIDLDPDDHVANVARLVKESDTGEV; translated from the coding sequence GTGCCTGAAGTAGAAGAACCCAAAGTCGAAACAATCGCTGTTCACGAGGAGATGGCTCGCTCCTACGTGAACTATGCGATGAGCGTAATTATCTCGCGCGCTCTCCCCGATGTGCGCGATGGTCTGAAACCTGTTCAGCGCAGAATTCTCTATTCGATGTACCTCGGGGGGTGGACAGCAGACCATTCGCGAACGAAATGCGCGAAAATTTGCGGTGATTGTCAAGGAAACTTTCACCCGCACGGGCAAGAGGTGATTTATCCCACCCTCGTTCGGATGGCGCAAGACTTCTCGATGCGCTACCCACTTATTGACCCGCAAGGAAACTTCGGAAGCATAGATGGCGACCCCCCAGCAGCAATGCGTTATACAGAGGCGCGGCTCAGCAAAATCGCCATGGAAATGCTCGAAGACATCGACCGCGAAACGGTGGATTGGGTCCCGAACTACCTGCAAGAAATCAATGAGCCGACCGTACTCCCAGCGAAATTTCCCAACCTTTTGTGCAATGGTGCAACGGGAATCGCTGTCGGTATGGCGACGAACATGCCGCCGCATAACCTCAACGAAGTCGTAGATGCGATTCTTTTGCGATTGGAAAAACCGAATTGCACGACGGATGAGCTCATGAAAGTTCTTCCGGGTCCCGACTTCCCCACCTATGGAGTTATTCTGGGACTGAAAGGAATCAGAAACATGTACGAAACCGGACGAGGTTCGATTACCGTACAAGCCAAGACGGCAATCGAACCCGCAGAGGGGGGGCGAAGCACGATTGTCGTTACGGAAATTCCCTATCAAATAAGCCGAAAAACTATAGTAGAGCAAATCGCAGCCATTATCCGAGACAGAAAAACCGAAATGCTCTCTGACGTGACGGATATCAGCGACCGTCAGGGAACGCGAATCGAAATCACCGTGCGAAGGGATGCTCAACCGACGAGAGCGCTCAACTATCTTTTGAAACACACCTCGCTACGCACGACATTCGGCGCAATCATGTTGAGTCTAGTGAATGGAGTGCCTCGTGTACAACCTCTCACTTCCATCATAGACGAATACATCAAACATCGCAAAAACGTCATCGTTCGTCGTACGCGCTACGAACTCAATCGTGCTCTCGAAGAGGCACATATCAGCGAAGGATATCAAATTGCGCGCGCGAATCTCGATGCAGTCATCCAAGTCATTCGCAAAGCGGAAGACCCGGAAGAAGCCAGACGCGAACTCACACGACGCTTCAAAATGACGATGTTCCAAGCAAACGTAATCTTGAACATGCAACTCCGAAGGTTAACTCGCTTGGAACAAAGAAAATTAGAAGAAGAATACAAACAAATTCTAAGAAAAGTCGCTAACCTTTTCGATATTTTGAGTGACCCTCGACGCATAGACGCAATTTTCAAAGAGGAACTTCTCGAACTCAAGAAAAAATACGGAGACGAACGCCGCACGAAAATCATCCCAATGGAAGCGGAAGACATCGGCGAAGAGGAGATGATTCCTGAGGAAGATGCAATCGTCTCTATCAGCCGAGACGGATACATCAAGCGAATGAGCATAGACTCTTATCGCGGGCAACGCAGGGGGGGGAAAGGCGTAATCGGACAAAGTGTGAAAGAGATGGACGAAGTAGCTCACTTATTCCAGGTGAGTACCCACCATTATATTCTTTTCTTTACGGATAGAGGTCGTGTTTACCGATTGAAAGCCTACGAAATTCCTGAGAGCGGAAGATACTCAAAAGGCACACCTGTCATCAACTACATCCAAATCCAACCCGAAGAACGCGTAACCGCCGCACTCAGCATTCGAGATATTACTGGAGAAGGATATTTAATCATGGTTACGAAGAAGGGCGAAGTGAAAAGAACTCCCATTAATGAATTCGCCAACATTCGCGCGAATGGACTCAAGGCATTCGACATCGAGCAAGGAGACGAACTCTGCTGGGTGCTCCGCAGTCGTGGAAATCAAGACGTTCTAATTATCACGAAAAACGGAATGAGCATTCGATTCAACGAAAAAGAACTCACCGGACGAAGCCGAGCAGCGGGGGGGGTAAGAGGAATAACCTTAGAAAAAGACGACGAGGTCGTGGCAGCGGATATCGTGGAAGACCCGAACCTTTCTGTTCTTGTAGTAGGAGAAAGAGGATTCGGAAAGCGAACTCCTCTAAAAGAATACCGACCGCAAAAACGTGGTGGAAAAGGACTCATCACGATGAACGTCACCCAAAAAACGGGCCACGTTGTAGGAGCGGAAATCGTAAAAGAGGACGATTCGCTGCTCATTATGACAACCAGAGGAAAGGCAATTCGACTAAAGGTCAAGGAAGTGCGGCGCGTAGGGCGTATCGCTCAGGGGGTCAAACTCATTGACCTCGACCCCGACGACCACGTCGCCAACGTCGCTCGCCTCGTGAAGGAAAGCGACACCGGAGAAGTTTAG
- a CDS encoding M14 metallopeptidase family protein: protein MNKYIARLSGLTLALLFAITALAQNYWARYSVYVPNELAAEMLADSSLALFSDKITLGTTDVIVGPGELPKLRELKLFYTFVSTLPDPRGWIAKVKRDGDYTTKYLTYDEIIAQYEVWRQENPTRISRIQIGTAHEGRPVWVYRLSSPRPSKGEKINVVILGGTHAREWISPPVVMYLFHELLEKSKTSGQHAGLLDKLTLHVVPVLNPDGYVYTWTNDRYWRKNRRDNGGGSYGVDLNRNYEKAWGGEGSSGNKWSDVYRGPYPFSEPETSSLRNYVLNVRGVVGFIDYHSYGQEILWPWSYTYDYPPDKDALNASGAVIQQGILDVGGKYYENGQGSWTLYVASGVSKDWFYDVFGAMSFTIELRDTGQYGFLLPENQINPTQKENWGGFEDWLFSLAQ from the coding sequence ATGAATAAATATATCGCCCGCCTTTCCGGGCTCACTTTAGCATTACTTTTTGCTATTACAGCACTCGCGCAAAATTACTGGGCACGATATAGCGTGTATGTTCCCAACGAGTTGGCAGCAGAGATGCTAGCCGATTCCTCGCTCGCTCTCTTTTCCGATAAAATCACGCTTGGGACAACCGATGTTATCGTTGGACCTGGTGAACTGCCGAAACTCAGAGAATTGAAACTTTTTTATACTTTCGTTAGCACTCTTCCCGACCCTCGCGGATGGATCGCAAAAGTTAAACGCGACGGCGATTACACGACGAAATATTTAACTTACGACGAAATCATCGCGCAATACGAGGTTTGGAGGCAAGAAAATCCCACGCGCATCTCTCGTATACAAATCGGCACGGCACACGAGGGCAGACCCGTCTGGGTTTATCGGTTGAGTAGTCCGCGACCTTCGAAAGGGGAAAAAATCAACGTGGTCATTCTCGGCGGTACTCACGCGCGCGAATGGATAAGCCCCCCCGTAGTCATGTATTTGTTCCATGAACTTTTGGAAAAATCGAAAACCAGCGGGCAACACGCGGGATTACTCGATAAACTTACCCTCCATGTCGTCCCGGTTCTCAACCCGGATGGCTATGTGTATACGTGGACGAACGACCGATATTGGCGCAAAAACCGCAGAGATAACGGCGGTGGAAGTTACGGCGTAGACCTCAACCGCAATTACGAAAAAGCATGGGGGGGCGAAGGAAGCAGCGGAAATAAATGGTCGGATGTTTATCGAGGACCATATCCGTTCAGCGAACCCGAAACCTCTTCCCTTCGCAATTACGTTTTGAACGTCCGAGGAGTTGTAGGCTTTATTGACTATCACAGTTATGGTCAAGAAATTCTTTGGCCCTGGTCTTACACCTACGACTATCCGCCCGACAAAGACGCCTTGAACGCTTCAGGCGCAGTCATTCAGCAAGGCATTCTCGACGTCGGTGGGAAATATTACGAAAACGGGCAAGGCTCATGGACTCTTTACGTCGCTTCCGGAGTTAGCAAGGATTGGTTCTATGACGTCTTCGGTGCCATGTCCTTTACCATAGAACTTCGCGACACCGGGCAGTATGGATTCCTGCTTCCCGAGAACCAAATCAACCCCACCCAAAAAGAAAATTGGGGTGGTTTCGAAGATTGGCTTTTCTCGCTCGCTCAATAA